GCAATGATTGGCAGGTGGCGCCTGTTCCCTTGCTGCGCCTCCCACTGCCGAATGAGGCGAGTGGCCTCATAGCCGTCCATCTCCGGCATCTGGCAATCCATCAGCACGAGGTCGTAAGATGCGCGCTTGACGCGCTCGACGGCTTCCCGCCCTTCACCCACGACTTCGACGTGATGACCCAACTTCTTGAGCATCTGGACGGCGACTCTTTGATTGATCACATTGTCCTCTACGAGCAGCACACGCAGCGGCCGCCGCCCGAGAGTAACGATGTCCGATGCCGAAGAAGCACCCGATCCGACATCGCTCGCCTGAAGCCGGGCTGCCGGGGGAGCTTCCGCGATAGGTAATGGCAGGACCACCCAAAATATGGAACCCTCGCCCACACGACTGTTGACGCCAATCTGGCCGCCCATCAACTCGACCAACTGACGACAGATCGCCAGACCAAGCCCGGTCCCTCCATATCGCCGGGTGGTCGTCTCGTCGGCCTGGGAAAACTTCTCGAAGATAAGCCCCAGCTTTTCCGCGGGAATTCCCATTCCGGTATCACTCACGGTGATTCGGATGCGGGCAACGTTCGGTGCAGTTCCTCCCGATGACAATGCTCGATCCGATTCCGCCTCAAAAGAAGTGGCCTCCGTCGTCACGTGGATGCTGACACTGCCTTCATCGGTGAATTTCAGGGCATTTCCCAGAAGGTTCATCACGACTTGACGAATCCGCGCCGCATCGCCGATGACCCAGCGGGGCGCATCTGGAGAGTAATAGACCCACAGATCAAGTCCTTTCTCCCGCGCCTTCGGGGCGAAGAGCTTCACCACATCCCGGATGGCCTCCGAGAGATCAAAGGGAGCCGCCGCAATTGTCAGTTTGCCCGCTTCGATCTTGGCGAAGTCGAGGATGTCATTGATGATGACCAGCAGACCCGTAGCAGACTCGAACGCCACGCGGGCCAGCTCTCGCTGCTGGGCAGTCAGCTCGGTATCCAGGAGTAACTCCATCATCCCGATGATTCCATTGAGGGGCGTGCGGATTTCATGGCTCATAGTGGCAAGGAACTCGGTCTTGGCGTGATTGGCGGCTTCGGCGGCCTCCTTGGCTGCCCGCAGTTCTTCCGCGGCTCGCACCTGCTCGGTCACGTCCCGAACGAGGGTGAGCCAGGCCGGTCGCCCCCGGTACTCGATCTCCTCTGAATGAAGTGACACGCGAATCCGATCCCCCGCCTTGGTCAGATGGGTGTAAACCTCCTCCCCTTCACTCCGGCGATCAATGCATAGGGCGACGCGCTCCCACTCCTCCTGGGGATGGAGATCAAATGGCGTCATCACCCGCATCTCCTCTCGACTGTAGCCATAAACTTTTTGGGCCGTATCGTTACAATCAAGGATTTGGTGCGTCTTTTGATCCACGATCAGGACGGGATCGGCGATGCTGTTGAACAATGTTCGGTACTGATGCTCGCTCTCTCGAACGGTGCTCTCAGCTCGTTTTCGTTCGGCGATCTCCTTTTCCAGCTCACGCGTGCGCTCCAGGACACGCTCTTCCAATTGCGCCTGAGTCTCGGCCAGAGCGCGCTGGTGCCGCTCGATCTCGGCCAGCATCTCGTTAAAAGCCGCCACCAACGCACCAATTTCATCCTCACTCCGGGACTTGACTCGGACTGAATAATCCCGCTCGGAACTGACCCGGCGAGCGGCAGCAACGAGATCGAGCAGAGGGCCACAGATGAGCTGCTGCATCGCGGAAGAAAGAACAGCGGCGACTCCCAAAGCCGTAACAAAGATGAGGATCATTGCGAGAGCGAGACGGTGAAGATGGTGCGTGGCCTGCCGAAGGTCCAGTTCGATATAGATCGTTCCCACTTTTTGTCCCGCGCGGCGGATTGTGTGAAAGAGCCACAGCCGGGCATCACCGAAGCCCACACCATCGGCTTGAGGTGGGGGAGGAACGAATTGAGCCACCGGATCATTTCGGTCGTATCGAACAAACGCCTGCCCCTGTGCGTCGTAGAGGCAGGCGCGGAGGATGCGCGGTTCGGCCCGAAGGGTGCTCAGTACCTCGTGCGCGGTCAACTCATCACCGAACAGGAGAGCTGATACACTGCTTGTTCCGATCACCTCAGCCTTGATCATGAGGTCTCGAACGAGCGTCTGACGGAGGGCCATCCGGTCGTAGGCAAGGAAGGCCGCCGAAGCCAGGACCAGCGTAAGTCCGCTTGTCAGCAGGACAATCCCCATTACCTTGTGGCAAATTGAGAGTTTTTTAACCATACCGGTAAGCGTCCTCACTGGGCGATCGGCCTTGATGCTCCACCCTCCTGCTTCAACAAGTCCCGGGCAGCTCGTCGGACGCTGGGATCAGCATCCGTCCGGGCGAGCATCACAATGTGAGGTCGAACCGACCGGAGCCCCTTCTGAGCCAGGGCGGTGAGAGCAGCTCTCCGCACCGAGGGGTCCTCATCCCTGAGAGCAGTGACCAGGGCTTCGGTGACAGCCTCGCCGTCAAATTGGGCCAGTGCCTCGACGACAGCGCACCGCACGCGTGGGATGGCGTGGTTGAGTCCGCGCACGATCTCCGGCACCATCGGCGAGCCCACCCGCGCCAGAGCAGTAACACAGACCGGGCGACGGGTCTCATCGGCTGCAAGTTCGATCAAAGCGGCGACCGCCTGAGGAGTTGCCAGGTGCGCCAGGGCATCTATGGCCGTCCGGACCACGCCAGGATCGGAATCGTGGGAGGCCGTCCAGTGGAGCGCTGCTATGCTGAGCGCCCCGCCACGATCTCCCAGAAGGCGAACGACGTTCTTTCGCCGCTCGACATCGGTCGTGGCCAGGGCCGTCAAAAGCGACCATATCGCCCGAGGATGGCTGACTCGGGACATGGCCGCAAGGGTGGCCTGGGCAATGCGTTCGTCCCCGTCTCCGGCGAGGTTTGACAACTCGGTGAGCACCCGCTCCCCACCGATCCGACCGAGTGCCTCAACGGCCGCGCGTCGGACTTCACCGTCGGGGTCGGCACGGGCCAGGTGCACGAGATCCTCCACCACTTCCTGGGCTCCGTGCTGTGCTAGCGCCTCGGCTGCTGCCTTCCGAACCCAGGGATCGCCATCGGTGAGAGCCGTTGCTAACGCGGCAACAGCCTCAACGCCATACACCCGGCCCAATGCTCGCGCGGCGGCCTCTCGACCGCGCGGGGTTTCGTTCCGCAGAGCCTGCACTAAGGTTGGGACGACACAGGCCCCTTCTATTGTACCGAGACGTTCCAGAGCCGCCGCTCGTACCTGCTCATCTTCGTCGTAACATCGCTCCAGAAGCGCTCGGACGACATCAGGCTGGTCTCCCTCGCCCAGGATACGGACCGCAGCCTCTCGCACTCGCCCGTAGGGGTGAGCGAGCAATCCCTGAAGAGATTCCGCCCTCGCTGGATAATGGAGCGAGGCTAATGCGGAGATCACGGCCTGGCGCACATTCCCATCACTATGGCCAAGCATGTGGATCAACTCATCCAGTCCCCGTTGATCGCAGAGGCGAGCCAGTCCCTGAGCAGCAAATGAAGCCATCTCCGGCACTTCCACCAGCGCGCGTACGAGAACCGGAATGGCTCGGGGATCACCGATCCGTCCCAGGGCGATAGCGACCGCGCGTTTGGTCTTCGCGTCGCATCGCCAGAACTCGTCCATCAGCAGCGGTGTCACGCGGTGACCGCGATGAACCAGCGCATCCAGTGCCCGTTCTCGCCCACGGTCGGAGCGCAGCAGATGCACCAGGGCGCGATCCGCCCATTCCTCATCCACCCCGGCCAAAACCAGCGCCAGAGCCTCGGCGTCGTCCCCCGATACATCGGCGGCAGCCCGCCGGAGATTCTCCCGCCCCTCATCGGTGAGGAGTGAGCCAATCATACGACCGAGCTTCGTTCGCTCGGCACTGCCTTCAGGATGACGCCTTGCCAGAGCCGCAAGCACCCGAATAACAGCTCCGATCGGAGGAGCCTTGCGATTGAGTTGCTCTACTAACGGAGCAGCATCTTCAACGGTGGCGATGTCACCCAATGTTTCAATGGCCAAAAGACTGAGCCACTCGTCGTCAAGAAGCGGGACGAGCTTTTGTGCAACGTCGCTGTGACCGATCTGTCGAAGGGCATCCAGTGCTGCCGACGCAATAAAGAATGATGACGACAGAGCCTGCATTACCAGTGTGTCAATGGCTTCCTCCGCCCGAAGCGCGCCTAACGCTTCAATGGCATGAAACCGGACATTCGGATCGGGATCGGCCGTCGCTTCTATTAGAGCCGGGATTGCTCGCTCATCATATCGCTCGCCGAGAATCACCGCCGCGAACAAACGCAGCCTCGGATCGGGATTCTTTAGCAGCGCCAGGATCGGATCGAGCACATCCTCGACGGTCATGGCGAGGAAATCAACCAGTGTGCTCGCCATCGTGAGATTGCCGGGCTCGGCACGTAGCCGGGACATCCACCGCGCTGCCTGATCGGGATCGGACTGTGACAACCATCCCTGGACAAGATCCCGACGTGTCGTCCAGAACTCCTCGCTCAGAGAGTCAAGCCCCATTGAGGGAAAGGGATGGGACCCGTTTCCGTTCGGCTCTTGCTGAATCCGGAGGCTGAGACTCTGTCCGCAGGAGGGAGCGACAGAAACGGCATCCGGTCGGCCCGTCACTCCGGATGAAGCCGATGTTCTCAGCGTGACCAACCGTGATAGTTGCTCTGTTCGACCCCTCCCGGCCCAACATTCCCCTTCCGGCCAATCTCCGTCGCCCACCGTATCGGGTTTTGCCTTTGATCGTGAAGCGGCGGCCTTCCGCAACAGTTCGCCGACACATTCGTAGAGGTGATCCGGACGAATTGGCGTGGTCAGATAGTCGGATGCGCCTGCCGCCAGGGCTTCCGCCCGGAGGGCCTCGTCGTTCCAGGCCGTGACGATCACAACGGGCGTCGTTCGATAGCGGCCCCGTACACCCATCCAGCGAAGCAAATCAATCCCGGTCACCGGCGGAAGAAAGACATCGCTGATCACAAGAGAGACCGAATGCCGCGCCAACCACTGGATGGCCTCCGCCACGCTCCTTCTGCCGATGATCTGCACATGACGCAAGCGATGGAGCGCCAAGGCGATCATCCGCTGTCGCGCGGGCGAATGATCAACGATGAGAATCGTTCCTCCTCCGGTCGTCATCGAGAGATCCCCCCTGCCGGATTCACGCTTTCGGCGATGATCTTCTCGCCCAGGAGCGAACGACAGCGGCAATCTGATCAAACTCCCTAGACTTATCGAAGAAAAACTCGGCACCCGCCTCCAGACACTTCTTGCGATACTGCGGATAGGGATAGTTGGTCAGCATGATGACTTTCAGCTCAGGCCGGTGCTGCTTGATATAGGTCAGGACATCAATCCCGCTGCCATCCATTAATCGAATATCCAGAATGACGACATCGGGATGCAGTGTCTCAACCGAGGTCCTCGCCTCGCGCACCGTTTCCGCATGACCGACGACTTCCACACTCTCAACTTCCGAGAGCAAGGTTGTCACGCGCTCTCGAACAACAGCAGAATCGTCTACGATTAGAACTCTCATCTTCTCCTCGCCTGGTGTCATCGCTTTCTCCCCGTTCATCATGACGTTGACAGGATAGCGGGGAACGATGGACTCACCTATCGGTAGAAATCTCAATCAGGTGTAGGACGAAACCGATTTTCCTGTCGGAATTTGTCCGACAAAAGGACGGCGAGGGGAAGGGTGTGATGGCGGTCGCTTCGCTCTGGGGCTGCGAGGGATGCTTCGGGGCCGATGCGGCGATCCCGCCCGCTTCAACTCGCTAGACGAGCTTGTTCTCGATGGCGTAATGGGTCAGTTCGGCGTTGGTCTTCATCTTCATTTTTTCCAGCAGGCGGGCGCGGTAGGTACTGATGGTTTTGACGCTGAGCGACAGCTCATCAGCGATCTGGCTGACGGTTTTGCCCGAGGCGATCATCACCAGGACTTGATACTCGCGATCCGAAAGCAGTTCATGGGGTGGCTTTTCGGTGGGCGCTTCGATCTCCAGGGCCAGCCGTTCGGCCAGCGTCGGACTGATATACTTGCCGCCGCGAAGAATTTTACGAACAGCCGCGACCAATTCTTCGGGAGCACTCTCCTTGGTCAGATACCCGGCAGCTCCCGCTCGCAGCGCCCGGATCGCGTATTGATCTTCGGGATGCATGCTGAGGATGAGGACGGGGAGTTTCGGTCGTTCGCGTTTGATTTCCTTGAGCACATCGAGGCCGCCACGTCCGGGCATGCTGATGTCGAGGATGACGATATCCCACGACTGCTTGCGGACAAGGTCGAGGACCTCCTGGGACGTTTGAGCTTCGCCGCAGACGCTGAGTCCCGGTTCATGGGACAGAATCTGCTTGAGTCCCTGACGCACAATCGGATGATCATCGGCGATGAGAACTCGAATCATTCCATCCTCCGACAATTCAGGCTCCGTCCGTCAAGGGGATCCTCACGGTGACCGTCGTTCCGCGCTCCGGTTCTCCACGAACGTCGAGAGACCCGCCGAACACCAGTGCGCGTTCACGCATGCCCAGCAACCCGAGCGAGCGTGAATCCGTCAGCGCCTGGGCGGAAATTCCGACGCCGTTATCCTTGACCTCAAGGATCAGGTGGTCATCGCAGACATCGAAGCGGACGGTGACCTCCGTGGCCTGGGCGTGACGGGCAACGTTGGTGAGTGTCTCCTGGAAAATACGGAACAGGGCGGTGGAGCGATCAGCATCAAGCTCCAGCTCCTCCACGTTTGTGGTCAGGCGACAGCGAATGCCGGTTCGGGTTTGGAATTCCTGCGCCTGCCATTCGAGCGCCGCCAGAAGGCCCAGATCATCGAGCACACCCGGTCTGAGTTCGGTGGAGATCCGACGGACGACCTGAATCGTTTCGTCAACCAGATGGGACATGGATGCCACCTTCTGGCGGAGCGATGGGGGATCCGCCGGTAACTGACGGGCAAGCCAGGCCAGGTCCATCTTCAATCCGGTCATGGCCTGACCCAGCTCGTCGTGAATCTCCCGAGCGATGCGCGTGCGCTCTTCTTCGCGCACCGATTGCAGTCGGGCCGACAACGCCCGCAATTGCTCGAGCGACCGTTCGAGCTGCTCCTCGGCCTCTTTCCGCTCGGTAATATCAATCCAGCAGCCGACGATCTCCACGGGAACGCCCTCGGCATCCCGCACGAGCCGAAGCTCATCGCGCAACCACCGGTAACAACCGCTGCGGTGGCGGACACGATATTCCAGAATCTGATGGCCCGTCTCCTTCAGTCGCTCGCGCTCGTGGATCACACGCGCGATGTCATCCGGGTGGATGAGGTTCTTCCAGAATCGGGAATCATTGAGAAATTCCCAGGGATGATAGCCCAATTGAGCGATGACATTTTCGCTGACGAAATGGGTGCGATAATCGCCCCCCGCCTGACTGCTGTAGATGACGGCAGGACTCGACGACAGCAGATGCTGAAGCCACTGTTGCGTGGCCCGAACCGCTTCGCTTGTTTGCTTACGGGCCGTGATGTCACGGATCACACAGGCGAAACCGCGCAGCTCACCGTCGTGGCGAATGGCAAAGATCACCGCTTCAGCCCAGAACCGCACCCCCTCCCTGCGCACGCGCCAGCCCTCATCCTGAGTTTGGCCGGTAGTCTCCGCCTGATGGAGATGGCGCTCCGGTATCCCGCCGAGAACATCCTCACTACAGTAGAGGCATGAGAAATGACGCCCGAGAATTTCCTCCTCCCGGTAGCCGAGTACCCGCTGGCCCCCGGCATTCCAGCTAACGATACGTCCTGAGGCATCGAGCATGAAGACAGCGTGATCCTTAATGCCCTCGACGAGAAGCCGAAGTTGCTCTTCGCTCCGCCGCAAGGCAGCTTCAGTAGCTCGCCGTTCGGTAATGTCTCGCGCAAAGCCAAACACCCCGACCACTTTCCCCTGCTCCGACCAGGGCTGGCTGATGACCTCGCCGATGCGCCAGTCCCCTGAGTGAGTCCGGAATCGGAGTTCAATTGGAGGCACGCTCTCGCCTCGCACGACCCGCTCGAATGTCTCCCTGGCCAGCGGGAGATCATCGGGGTGAATGAGACCGGCGAAGTGCTGACCAATCCACTCCCCCCGCGACAATCCCGTCAACCGCTCAAATGCCGGACTCAAAGACATGATCGTCCCATCGGTGGCGGAGAGAGTGAAGATCACATCCGGTGAGAGTTCGACGAGCCTCCGAAAGCTCTCCTCCGCCGTCCATCCGTGCGGGCAGGAATATGTTTGCCGATCGGACTGGGTCATCTGCCTGCCGTCCACATCTTACTGGCGGGTAAAGATATCACGGCGTTTTCGTCTCCGGTTGATCCGCCCCCTGAATCATCAGGCGGCGGGAACGATCTCTTCCAAAGCGAGAGAAAATCCCGGCAGAAGGCGCGACTCAACGCGACCGGTTCCATGCGCGGATCCTATCTCCACATACTCTCCTTCCTCCAATGCCCACACCCTCATGCTCGGTCCCGCCGGATCGAACACCCAATATTCCTTCACCCCACACCGGGCATAGAGGTCTTTCTTCTCTTCCAGGTCCCGTTTGATCGTTGTCGGAGAGAGAATTTCCACCACCAGGTCGGGAATCACCTGCAGATGCTTGCCCATGACCGGAGGCGGGCCGGCCACCCATCGCTCATGCGATACGAACGCGACATCAGGGGCCACCGTGTCCTCTTCCGTCAGGCGAAAACCCTGACTTGAACCGAAGACGAGTCCAAGGTTTCTCGTCTGTACAAATGCGGTGAGTGCAGTAACAACTCGTGATTCGTAGAGTCCATGCGGCCAACCTGGAGGTGGGGTCATAAGAATCCTCCCGCGGATGAGTTCGTAGGTGTTTGGGTCGCTCGGCGGAAGCTCCGCCATGAGCCGCTCGAACTCCTCGGAGGTGAAGGTCTCTACCGACACAAACGCCGAGTTAATCATGCTCCGGGCTCCTTATGTTGCGTTCTCGACGACGCATTATAGCACCCGCTCTGACGGAATAAGAAGCACACGGCATCTCTGTTGCAGTTCTAATCGGGCGTGACTAAAATGAACCCGTCTCACTGCGGGGGCGAGCCGGTGTACGAAAGGCATTTCAGACGCCGCTCCCTGTGGGCGGATGTCGCATAATACCTGGTCGTGGTCGTGTAGTGGGTGCATCTTCTCAGAAGCAGCGCCACTTGTCGCTCGTGAATCGAGGGCCTGGAGGACCGGACAGTCATGTGGCGGAATAAGACAGTCTCGGTCATTCTTCCGACTTACAACGAGCGGGAATCAATTCGACAATCCATCCGCGAATTTTTCGCCACGGGATTCGTTGATGAGATCATCGTGGTCAATAACAATGCCGCTCCGGGCACGTCGGAAGAGATCGCGGGTACTGGCGCCCGTGAGGTCGTGGAGAAGCGACAGGGCTACGGCTATGCCATCCGGAGGGGCCTCGAAGAAGCCAGCGGCGATTTGATCATCATCGCCGAACCCGACGGCACCTTCATGGGCAACGATGCGTTGAAGCTGCTGGCCTACTCCGACGATTTCGAGGTCGTCTTTGGCACGCGCACCACCAGTATGCTCATCTGGGAAGGAGCCAACATGGGCTGGTTCCTCAAGTGGGGGAATTACATCGTCGCCAAGATGATGGAATTTCTCTTCAACACGACGGCCCTGACCGACGTCGGCTGCACCATGCGACTGATTCATCGTCCTGCGCTTCGGAAGATTCAAGATCAGTTCTCCGTGGGGGGATCGCATTTCGGCGTGGAGATGATGTGTCTGGTGATCACCAACGGACTGCGCTTCATCGAGGTGCCCCTGAACTACCGTCCCCGCGTCGGCCTGTCCTCGGTCACGGGCAGCAAGTGGAAAGCTTTCTGCCTCGGTTGGCGCATGATCTTCTTTATCCTCGCTCATCGCCTGCGAACCTTGGGGAGGGCGAAGAAGCCACCTCGTCCGAGAGCCGAAAGCTCGTTCACCCAGGCTGATCTGTCAGGAGAACGCTGAAGCTACCGGCCGAGCGCGTCAAATCGTAAGGAATGGGCCCGAAGAAAGCCTTCGCCTACAGAGCATCTATGCTGCTGGCCGTTCTCCTGTGGACGCTCCCGGTTGTTCCTCTCTCGTTCGCCCAAGAGGTTCGGCGCGTCACCCAGGCCCAGACTCGCCAGAAAGCCGCGAGGACAGATCGGGGAGAGTGGGTCATCGCCGCTTATCTCGGAGGCGCTCGCACGGCTGCCTCGACGCTGAAGATCAGTCAGCCAGCGCGGGACACAGAACTGGCTTTCGACGCCGTGCGCTTCGATGGCCGCTCGTTCGATCCGCCCCTTTACTACGGCGTGCGCGGGAGCTATTTCATTCGAGGACTTTCTTTTCTGGGCATCGAAGCCGAATTCATCCACCTGAAGGTCTATTCCGATCCCACGCAGCCGGTTCGTGTGACGGGCCGGCATCGTGGCGTTCCACTTGAGCGGGAGCTTCCTCTCGGCCAGATCGTCCAGGAGTATTCGATCTCTCACGGCGCAAATCTCCTTCTTTTCAACCTCGCCGCACGCTGGCGAATGCGTCCGAACCCGGAGGACTCCCGAAGCCGCTTCGTGCTGGCTACCCGGTTCGGCCTCGGCCCCACGATTCCTCATACGGAGAGCACGATTGAGGGCGAGCAACAGCAACAATACGAATGGGGACGCGCCGCGTGGCAATGGAGCGCGGGGTTGGAGTTCCACTTGTGGCAAGGCTTATATGCTCTCGGCGAGTACAAATTCACACGCACGCGACAGCGGGGTCAGATCGTCGGCGGCTTTGCGGAGTCACTCCTCCGCACACATCACGGCGTCTTCGGATTGACCTATCACTTTTGAGGCTGAAATCGCCTGAGGGGAGAACGCCGTTTGAAATCCCACGTCGCCGTTCATCTCCTCTGAGCGCCTGACATCCGCCACAATGCGACATGGCGAGGGGCGAGCAGATCAGCCATTGGCAGACCGGAGGTCGCCGACGCTCCAATGGATGGTGAGGGTTCAATGGGGACGACCTCTGCGCCGGAGTAATAAGCAGCGAGAATCTCGCGGAACGTTTGGCCGCTGCGACCCCGACCATGCGCGCCGTACTGGCTCATACCGACGTTGTGACCCCAGCCGCCCCCGTAGAGATTGAAACTCATCGTCCCGTCGGACTCTCTCCGCGAAACGATGGCGCTCGGACTGTTGAAGAGCTGGAAGAAATCCCTCAGTGCTCTCCAGCCCTGCAAAATGAACGTCCCGCGCTCGCCGATGATCTGTAGTCGGGCGATGCGCCCCGACGGACTCCGGAGCAGTGGAACGAGGGCCGTGATCGGACCAAGCGAGATGCCGTATGTGGCGAGCAACCGCTCGGCGATGAACGCAGCGGAACGATTGGTCACCCACCGGTAGCGCGAATTTCCACTTCGTTCCGGACTGTCGAAGTGATCCCACACCTGACTGTAAAAGATCAGCGCTCCATCATCGGTCATGAGATCCACCGGCACAGGAAAATCCCCGTCGTGAATGGCGCGCAGGGCCGGATGTGGATTCGCTCCGGGAAGCTGATCGGAAGGCGAGTTAAAGATCCATTCGTTACTCTCCGTATGCCCGCCCATCGAAGACGAATAGAACGTGGGCACAAGGAGTCCATCTCGAACGACGACCAGCCGGCGCGTGTCCTGAACCGCGGCATTACCGTTGGGATGTTCGGAGAGGAGGCCACGATAGACCTGCGAGAGAGTCGAATCGTCGAGATCGAACCCCCGGTCGGCAAAGCGACCGATGTTGGCCAGAGCAAATGTCCGCGCGGCCACCGCTTGTGCTCGCAACGCCTGTGGATGAAAAGATGCCGGCATTTCGTTCGTAACGACACCCTGGAGATACTCCTCCAGATCAAGCACATTGATGAGCCGGAGCAATGGCTCCCCGGTTTGAAAACCCGGCCCATCCGGCAACGAGGCGGACGTTTCTGTTCCGGCGAAGCTCTGGCTATGACGAATCTCCAGCACGCCCCGATAGCGCGGCGGTTCATAGGGATTTCCCGCCCGATTGAGATTTCGACGGCGCAGGCTCGTGACCACAACGACGGCGTCGGGGGCAGGCGCCACGCATAGCACCGTTGTCGCTGGGACGAAGAATTCTCCCTGCGGACTGATGATGCTGATTCCATCGGAAGTCGCCGTGAAGGCGAATTCCTCTCCCGCCTGACCGAAGACCAGGGGAGCGGAAGCGCCCTCACACGAAGCCGCTCTCGTGACCCGGAGATGATCCGCTTCCGCCGCGGGATCGGATAGAAGTTCCAGGACGGTGAAAGGGCCTGTCGCCGTGAGCGTGATGCGTTCATGCTTCTGCTGCGTACTTGTATCGAACTCCCGAAGGACCTCTCCCATGGATGAAAATTGCGTGGGGTTCAAACCGATGCGGATGGTGCGTGCGGCTGCTGTATGCGCCTGACTCCGGACGGGTCTCCACTCCGCTTCAACCCCTGAAGCGAAGGAAAACCCCTCTGCCTCCTTCAGTCGCCAGAAGACATCCGAGTCTTGATTTGCCGCACGAGGGTGTGCCGGTCGAGTCTTCTGCTCCTGGAGATTCCATTGAGAAATTCCCCTCCCCCTGCTGCCGCGCAGAAATGTCGCCGCAACAAACGTCTGCTCGTCACCCAGGACTTTCCCATCCCGCCTCCGATCCGGAGCCGCTTCGGATTTCCTCTGAGCGAACCCCGGTAGAGGACAGGCGGCGAGCACGACGAGCATCGCCAGAGCTGACTTCCAGCATCCCTTCACAACGAAAGACGATGAACGAAATCTCCAGCGTTGTCAATTGAGCGTGCGAAAGGCGTCCTCTCCCTGTTCCGATCCGTCAACGGACACCGATCGGGGCGGAACAGAAAGAAGCGAATCCCGGAGGGAAAGTCCTCCAAAGATGCCGAAAAGATGCGCGGCGATCCCCTTAAGGGGTAGATGCAGACCGAAACCGATGTCGAAGAAATGGTCTTCACCGCCGGCCTGACCTCACGCCGTCACGTTTAGACCAATTTGCCCCTGAATTTGCCCGGGTGCGCACGCGTCTGGCGTGCCTGCGCCCACAATGAGGTGAGCGCTCGCCGGGTGCGGGCAAT
This window of the Blastocatellia bacterium genome carries:
- a CDS encoding response regulator transcription factor, translated to MRVLIVDDSAVVRERVTTLLSEVESVEVVGHAETVREARTSVETLHPDVVILDIRLMDGSGIDVLTYIKQHRPELKVIMLTNYPYPQYRKKCLEAGAEFFFDKSREFDQIAAVVRSWARRSSPKA
- a CDS encoding ATP-binding protein, coding for MVKKLSICHKVMGIVLLTSGLTLVLASAAFLAYDRMALRQTLVRDLMIKAEVIGTSSVSALLFGDELTAHEVLSTLRAEPRILRACLYDAQGQAFVRYDRNDPVAQFVPPPPQADGVGFGDARLWLFHTIRRAGQKVGTIYIELDLRQATHHLHRLALAMILIFVTALGVAAVLSSAMQQLICGPLLDLVAAARRVSSERDYSVRVKSRSEDEIGALVAAFNEMLAEIERHQRALAETQAQLEERVLERTRELEKEIAERKRAESTVRESEHQYRTLFNSIADPVLIVDQKTHQILDCNDTAQKVYGYSREEMRVMTPFDLHPQEEWERVALCIDRRSEGEEVYTHLTKAGDRIRVSLHSEEIEYRGRPAWLTLVRDVTEQVRAAEELRAAKEAAEAANHAKTEFLATMSHEIRTPLNGIIGMMELLLDTELTAQQRELARVAFESATGLLVIINDILDFAKIEAGKLTIAAAPFDLSEAIRDVVKLFAPKAREKGLDLWVYYSPDAPRWVIGDAARIRQVVMNLLGNALKFTDEGSVSIHVTTEATSFEAESDRALSSGGTAPNVARIRITVSDTGMGIPAEKLGLIFEKFSQADETTTRRYGGTGLGLAICRQLVELMGGQIGVNSRVGEGSIFWVVLPLPIAEAPPAARLQASDVGSGASSASDIVTLGRRPLRVLLVEDNVINQRVAVQMLKKLGHHVEVVGEGREAVERVKRASYDLVLMDCQMPEMDGYEATRLIRQWEAQQGNRRHLPIIALTAHALTGDRERCLAAGMDGYLAKPIRLDALHRVIADTCRYLEPEIPRRNPSWPPEEPVIDSHQVLEHVEGDRDLLNEIIALFLAEAPTITNTLEQALAQENCRALERAAHRLRGALGHLGAGRASDVALRLEQAARKGDLGAAAPLVAELKLLLSDVVQELCRLKEELVG
- a CDS encoding response regulator transcription factor; the protein is MIRVLIADDHPIVRQGLKQILSHEPGLSVCGEAQTSQEVLDLVRKQSWDIVILDISMPGRGGLDVLKEIKRERPKLPVLILSMHPEDQYAIRALRAGAAGYLTKESAPEELVAAVRKILRGGKYISPTLAERLALEIEAPTEKPPHELLSDREYQVLVMIASGKTVSQIADELSLSVKTISTYRARLLEKMKMKTNAELTHYAIENKLV
- a CDS encoding HEAT repeat domain-containing protein, yielding MTTGGGTILIVDHSPARQRMIALALHRLRHVQIIGRRSVAEAIQWLARHSVSLVISDVFLPPVTGIDLLRWMGVRGRYRTTPVVIVTAWNDEALRAEALAAGASDYLTTPIRPDHLYECVGELLRKAAASRSKAKPDTVGDGDWPEGECWAGRGRTEQLSRLVTLRTSASSGVTGRPDAVSVAPSCGQSLSLRIQQEPNGNGSHPFPSMGLDSLSEEFWTTRRDLVQGWLSQSDPDQAARWMSRLRAEPGNLTMASTLVDFLAMTVEDVLDPILALLKNPDPRLRLFAAVILGERYDERAIPALIEATADPDPNVRFHAIEALGALRAEEAIDTLVMQALSSSFFIASAALDALRQIGHSDVAQKLVPLLDDEWLSLLAIETLGDIATVEDAAPLVEQLNRKAPPIGAVIRVLAALARRHPEGSAERTKLGRMIGSLLTDEGRENLRRAAADVSGDDAEALALVLAGVDEEWADRALVHLLRSDRGRERALDALVHRGHRVTPLLMDEFWRCDAKTKRAVAIALGRIGDPRAIPVLVRALVEVPEMASFAAQGLARLCDQRGLDELIHMLGHSDGNVRQAVISALASLHYPARAESLQGLLAHPYGRVREAAVRILGEGDQPDVVRALLERCYDEDEQVRAAALERLGTIEGACVVPTLVQALRNETPRGREAAARALGRVYGVEAVAALATALTDGDPWVRKAAAEALAQHGAQEVVEDLVHLARADPDGEVRRAAVEALGRIGGERVLTELSNLAGDGDERIAQATLAAMSRVSHPRAIWSLLTALATTDVERRKNVVRLLGDRGGALSIAALHWTASHDSDPGVVRTAIDALAHLATPQAVAALIELAADETRRPVCVTALARVGSPMVPEIVRGLNHAIPRVRCAVVEALAQFDGEAVTEALVTALRDEDPSVRRAALTALAQKGLRSVRPHIVMLARTDADPSVRRAARDLLKQEGGASRPIAQ